One segment of Engraulis encrasicolus isolate BLACKSEA-1 chromosome 7, IST_EnEncr_1.0, whole genome shotgun sequence DNA contains the following:
- the si:dkey-183i3.6 gene encoding LAT2 domain-containing protein produces MLSTLGQQGLVLALALLSLVCMGLLCVLCFWCRRRRNIITEDNQLYDPREPPVIHREGSKFAVTRSKTVIRPNQITRSLPPEPGSLPPAGAQDEENGQCSYQNVPQFGTFEPTYVDPIPGYLYGNITDVDHCSYENVFPTPMIQHNSDGDDYENAEFLENHADDTEDEPDYVNQMET; encoded by the exons ATGCTCTCCACTCTGGGCCAACAAGGCCTGGTTCTGGCTCTGGCCCTGCTCTCCCTAGTGTGTATGGGGCTGCTGTGTGTACTCTGCTTCTGGTGTCGAAGGAGAAGGA ATATAATAACAGAGGACAATCAACTTTACGATCCACGAGAGCCACCTGTAAT CCATCGAGAGGGAAGCAAGTTTGCTGTTACACGCTCCAAAACAG TCATAAGACCCAACCAGATTACCAGGAGTCTTCCACCAGAACCAGG GTCGTTACCTCCCGCTGGTGCACAAGATG aggaaaatggccagtGCAGCTACCAGAATGTGCCACAAT TTGGCACTTTCGAACCCACATATGT AGATCCGATTCCTGGCTATTTATATGGAAACATCACTGATGTCG ACCATTGCTCATATGAAAACGTCTTTCCTACACCAATGATCCAACATAATTCTG ATGGAGATGATTACGAGAATGCAGAATTTCTAGAAAATCATGCTGACG ACACAGAAGACGAACCAGATTATGTCAACCAAATGGAAACCTGA
- the LOC134451822 gene encoding E3 ubiquitin-protein ligase rififylin-like, producing MWRSCCSWLCSGITATVDDTGSSWHQAYTNPGFSPAPESPDHLCKACGGHFEARGRRHVCVDCKKTFCGRCSVQLVECPRLCHTCRRFQGTLFERAQLMRLKVRELRDYLHLHEVPTQTCREKEELVELVLGQQTPPPSSSSSSSSVGATLVLGQRHVAPSCSSSSSSSSVGMHAPNHPLQHHYHHQHHHQHHPQAATAMGHVCDGVGAGPGSGAGAGPGAAMHHPLEELESEQLTEEEDEDDEEEEEEEEEEDDDDDGEEEGEEEEEEEEEETAEVGQEEEEEDGGEEEEEEEEEGEGEDEEEALAPGHRTSLSDLRCLEDIDGLSVKQLKEILSHNLVNYQDCCEKWELMERVTRLYNDQKELQNLVANAKMEAEAEPDASKAAGGGNGGGAGSDEENLCRICMDSPIDCVLLECGHMVTCSRCGKRMSECPICRQFVVRAVHVFRS from the exons ATGTGGAGATCTTGTTGTAGCTGGCTGTGTTCTGGGATCACCGCCACAGTGGACGATACCGGCAGCTCATGGCACCAGGCCTACACCAACCCGGGCTTCAGCCCCGCCCCAGAGTCCCCCGACCACCTGTGCAAGGcatgtggcggccattttgaggCCAGAGGCAGAAGG CATGTCTGCGTGGACTGCAAGAAGACCTTCTGTGGCCGCTGCTCGGTGCAGCTGGTGGAGTGCCCGCGCCTGTGCCACACCTGCCGGCGCTTCCAGGGCACGCTGTTCGAGCGGGCGCAGCTGATGCGGCTGAAGGTGCGCGAGCTGCGCGACTACCTGCACCTGCACGAGGTGCCCACGCAGACCTGCCGCGAGAAGGAGGAGCTGGTGGAGCTGGTCCTGGGCCAGCAGACGCCGCCgcccagcagtagcagcagcagcagcagcgtgggCGCCACGCTGGTCCTGGGACAGCGGCATGTGGCGCCTtcctgcagcagtagcagcagcagcagcagtgtaggCATGCACGCTCCCAATCATCCTCTTcagcatcattatcatcatcagcatcatcatcagcatcacccTCAGGCAGCTACAGCCATGGGGCACGTGTGTGATGGGGTGGGGGCTGGGCCAGGCTCGGGGGCAGGAGCAGGACCGGGGGCAGCCATGCATCACCCACTGGAGGAGTTGGAATCAGAACAGCTcacggaggaggaagatgaagacgacgaggaggaggaggaggaggaggaagaagaagatgatgatgatgatggtgaggaagagggggaggaggaggaggaagaggaagaagaagaaacagcagaagtgggacaggaggaggaagaggaggatggtggagaagaggaggaggaggaggaggaggagggagagggagaggatgaagag GAAGCACTGGCCCCTGGGCACCGCACCTCCCTGTCGGACCTCCGCTGTTTGGAAGACATCGACGGCCTGAGCGTCAAGCAGCTAAAGGAGATCCTGTCCCACAACCTGGTCAACTACCAGGACTGCTGTGAGAAGTGGGAGCTGATGGAGAGGGTCACGCGCCTCTACAACGACCAGAAGGAGCTGCAGAACCTGG TTGCAAATGCTAAAATGGAAGCGGAGGCAG AGCCGGACGCCTCcaaagcagcaggaggaggaaatggaggaggCGCAGGCAGCGATGAGGAGAACCTGTGCCGCATCTGCATGGACTCCCCCATCGACTGTGTTCTGCTGGAGTGCGGCCACATGGTGACCTGCAGCCGGTGTGGCAAGCGCATGAGCGAGTGCCCCATCTGCAGGCAGTTTGTGGTGCGGGCCGTGCACGTCTTCAGGTCCTAG